From the genome of Fusarium oxysporum f. sp. lycopersici 4287 chromosome 3, whole genome shotgun sequence, one region includes:
- a CDS encoding hypothetical protein (At least one base has a quality score < 10), with protein sequence MGFVSLWTLGNVLQVFLICPSLLQPHTIPQSKGTCGNQVSSFIAIGAFNAITDVLILSLPLPVLWSLQARTSTKVGLTIIFSIGLLVSVVAIIRIISLASVDVKGNVTGTMVWAAFLSTVEPNLAIVCVSLPMLAPLYARLRGRPLLSTKRSRGVPDGISISVPTIGQMGKRKRFSRIVDMDTGDTFALQTIYAPDTTIHNQAVATRAEAEMRSRVTVEDAVSLNGSTRS encoded by the exons ATGGGTTTTGTTTCTCTATGGACACTCGGCAATGTACTGCAGGTTTTCTTGATCTGCCCGTCCCTTTTGCAGCCTCATACGATCCCACAGTCAAAGGGCACCTGCGGTAATCAAGTTAGCTCGTTCATTGCCATTGGCGCTTTCAATGCCATCACCGACGTGCTGATCTTAAGTCTCCCGCTACCGGTCCTTTGGTCCCTCCAAGCTCGTACGAGTACTAAGGTTGGCTTGACCATTATCTTCTCGATCGGTTTGCT GGTCTCCGTCGTCGCCATCATCCGCATTATCTCGCTAGCCTCAGTGGACGTAAAGGGCAACGTGACCGGAACCATGGTCTGGGCAGCCTTCCTATCGACCGTCGAGCCAAACCTGGCCATCGTGTGTGTGAGCCTGCCAATGCTAGCGCCTTTATATGCCCGGCTACGTGGGCGCCCTCTCCTCTCCACCAAACGTTCACGTGGTGTTCCTGACGGCATTAGTATTAGCGTCCCGACAATCGGCCAGATGGGGAAACGGAAGCGATTCAGCCGGATCGTGGACATGGATACTGGAGACACTTTTGCCCTACAGACGATATACGCGCCAGACACTACAATTCATAACCAGGCTGTGGCTACTAGGGCTGAGGCAGAGATGAGATCGCGAGTAACGGTAGAAGATGCTGTGAGCTTGAACGGATCAACTAGATCATAG
- a CDS encoding histone acetyltransferase, which yields MSCNNRIDFVPSLLGQEGLGKGPIPLPEKPAVIEERNGEIEFRVVNNDGDRESLIVLSGLKCVFQKQLPEMPKSYIARLIYDRAHMSIAIVRKPLAVVGGITYRSFKHRKFAEIVFCAVLSDEQAKGYGAHLMLHLKDYIKTSSNMMHLLTYADNSAIPYFKKQGFTKEITLDDSIWKRCIKDYEGGTLMQCSMPPRVRYLEVGRMLLKQKKCVRAKIQAFSKSHVIHQPPKQWENGLTPIDPLSIDAIRASGWSPGMDELARQSHHGPNYKQLLHLLNDLQDHQSSWPFRQPVSEDDVADYYEVIKEPMDLSTMEARLEAEQYMAPEDFIKDARLIFDNCRQFNGENSLYVKCANN from the exons ATGAGCTGCAACAATCGCATTGACTTTGTGCCCTCGCTTCTGGGACAGGAGGGACTAGGGAAGGGGCCCATTCCACTTCCTGAGAAG CCCGCAGTCATTGAGGAACGTAACGGCGAGATAGAATTTCGTGTCGTCAACAATGATGGTGACCGGGAGAGTCTCATCGTCCTGAGTGGGCTGAAATGcgtcttccagaagcagtTACCGGAAATGCCTAAGAGCTACATCGCGCGCCTCATCTACGATAGAGCTCACATGTCCATTGCCATTGTGAGGAAGCCGTTAGCAGTAGTAGGTGGTATCACGTACCGGTCGTTCAAGCACCGCAAGTTCGCCGAGATTGTCTTCTGCGCCGTCTTATCAGACGAACAGGCCAAGGGCTACGGGGCTCACCTGATGTTGCATCTGAAGGACTACATTAAGACATCATCAAATATGATGCATCTCCTGACCTATGCCGACAACTCGGCCATCCCCTATTTCAAGAAACAAGGTTTTACAAAGGAGATCACGTTGGATGACTCAATTTGGAAGAGGTGTATAAAAGACTATGAGGGCGGAACTCTTATGCAGTGCTCTATGCCCCCAAGGGTTCGCTACCTAGAGGTAGGCCGCATGCTcctcaagcagaagaaatgcGTCCGTGCCAAAATACAAGCCTTTAGTAAGAGCCACGTGATCCATCAACCTCCGAAACAGTGGGAAAACGGCCTTACTCCGATTGATCCCCTATCCATCGATGCAATCCGGGCGTCAGGTTGGTCACCTGGTATGGACGAGCTGGCTAGGCAATCCCACCACGGCCCGAATTACAAGCAGCTGTTACATCTCTTAAATGACCTCCAGGACCATCAATCATCGTGGCCATTCCGGCAGCCCGTCAGCGAGGACGATGTCGCCGACTATTACGAAGTCATCAAGGAACCAATGGACCTAAGTACTATGGAGGCCAGGCTGGAAGCGGAACAATACATGGCGCCTGAGGATTTCATTAAAGACGCCCGGCTCATCTTTGACAACTGTCGACAATTCAATGGTGAGAATTCGCTCTATGTGAAGTGTGCCAACAATTAG
- a CDS encoding hypothetical protein (At least one base has a quality score < 10) — MASGRLQTTVEPALPASVPSLSFHCFPNLPVELRLRIWRYSFFPRCVEIHARRSHYADDFQHGGVPKWQSRCNNPVALSVSSEARSAALDFYPVKFPLATVAPYEHAGDSINDLNRVLYIKPAVDTVVVLGDLDYRRISRLFTDLRLGDPEGKGLQRLAVSASWTYHQGAGDTIRMLIKHMFPELVEMTVFMYDEKMPPTDWAGGVCALEDCSQTDYYKRYAMGRGQQMRDGDKWMVIGKKELRVMELTFRHGW; from the coding sequence ATGGCCAGCGGCAGATTGCAAACAACAGTGGAGCCAGCGCTTCCAGCATCTGTGCCATCTTTGTCCTTTCACTGCTTTCCCAACCTGCCTGTTGAGCTACGGCTAAGAATCTGGCGCTACTCTTTCTTTCCCCGTTGCGTCGAAATTCACGCCCGCAGATCGCATTACGCCGATGACTTTCAACATGGCGGTGTGCCAAAATGGCAAAGCCGTTGTAACAACCCTGTTGCGCTGTCAGTCAGTTCCGAGGCGAGATCTGCCGCATTGGACTTTTATCCTGTCAAGTTCCCCCTTGCGACTGTTGCGCCATATGAGCATGCTGGCGATAGTATAAACGACTTGAATCGTGTGTTATACATTAAACCTGCGGTCGATACCGTCGTTGTACTCGGCGATCTGGATTATCGCAGAATATCACGACTATTCACTGACTTGCGTCTTGGTGATCCGGAGGGAAAAGGTTTGCAGAGATTGGCTGTCAGCGCCAGTTGGACGTATCATCAAGGAGCTGGCGACACGATCAGAATGCTTATTAAACATATGTTCCCCGAGCTGGTTGAAATGACTGTGTTTATGTATGATGAAAAAATGCCCCCTACCGATTGGGCTGGCGGAGTGTGCGCGCTGGAAGATTGCAGCCAGACAGACTACTATAAACGGTATGCAATGGGAAGAGGCCAACAGATGAGGGATGGTGATAAATGGATGGTGATTGGGAAGAAAGAGTTAAGAGTGATGGAGCTCACTTTCAGACATGGATGGTAG